Proteins encoded together in one Otariodibacter oris window:
- the rsmG gene encoding 16S rRNA (guanine(527)-N(7))-methyltransferase RsmG, translated as MLAKLDRLLSQADISLTDQQKQQLVDFVQLLDKWNKAYNLTSVRDPNEMLVKHIMDSLVVSPCLQGHSFIDVGTGPGLPGIPLAIANPDKHFVLLDSLGKRIRFIQQVLLKLGIKNVTPVQSRVEEYTDQQFDGVLSRAFASLNDMVNWCYHLPNENGLFYALKGVYHDEEILSIEKDIHGIDVVKLDIPQLVGSRHLILLKK; from the coding sequence ATGTTAGCTAAATTAGACCGCTTGTTATCGCAAGCGGATATATCTTTGACAGATCAGCAAAAACAGCAGTTAGTCGATTTTGTTCAATTACTCGATAAATGGAATAAGGCGTATAACTTAACTTCGGTGCGTGATCCTAATGAAATGTTGGTTAAACATATTATGGATAGTCTAGTTGTAAGCCCCTGCTTACAAGGTCATTCCTTTATTGATGTAGGAACAGGACCTGGATTACCTGGTATTCCTTTAGCGATAGCTAATCCTGATAAACATTTTGTGTTATTGGATAGTCTTGGTAAGCGAATCCGTTTTATTCAGCAAGTTTTACTGAAATTAGGGATTAAAAACGTAACGCCAGTACAAAGCCGAGTCGAAGAATATACAGACCAACAATTTGATGGTGTCTTGAGTCGAGCCTTTGCTTCATTAAATGATATGGTGAATTGGTGTTATCACTTACCTAATGAAAATGGGCTGTTTTATGCACTTAAGGGCGTTTATCATGATGAGGAAATATTAAGTATTGAAAAAGATATTCATGGAATTGATGTAGTAAAACTTGATATACCTCAATTAGTGGGAAGTAGGCATTTAATATTGTTGAAAAAATAA
- a CDS encoding fimbria/pilus outer membrane usher protein produces MYFKYSLLFLSLIYSVSSFSEEFEFDENFGSFVSGQDVDFSRFKFGNPIPSGEYIADLEINGQNRGTLSIKFEDKGVDVEPIYGLCLTSNLKNALDLKDNAFIYNNSEQECISAVEAIPSADIQFDISTQVLKITIPQEFIVSRPRGYISPSLLNDGVPTAFVRYDVTYNKYDSTSYKTLGLNAGLNLFNWSIRHRGNKYWADQQQGKYKSSYLYAQHEVLPLQAQFTMGDFYVNGNFIDGFGIRGMRIASDERMLPSSMKGYAPVVRGVANTNARVVVKQNNHIIYELSVPAGAFAIDDLYPSGSGDLTVDIIESNGQIHSFIVPYSGGIDLVRKGQVRYQFSVGKYRVDSRTLGDMIYQGEVRYGVLNGLTLNLGSTGTKNYLSNVVGVSFDTPVGYLLTKYAFKKVKINKENKKFSNKELTLSYGLHLPKLDTYILISGFQSFSPNTYSLSDVVYLNNTDLQRYFYNDRLHKQYSFYINHRLGDNLGSFYFSAQRNLYWDNDKSTEYYLSYGNNFKQLQYEIGYKQSTNRESGLKDKAWYVNLSMPLGDSISAPRISSYYTHDRDHNLRTSLYGYMGDNDQINYGLSFDRYASQSSYSSYLGYKNPMVSLDFSATRANNSTQYSSRASGAIVAHPHGVTFGNDISDTFAIVSAKGASGVKINYSDNNRLDWWGNGIVPYLSPYQVNDVSLDPSSLPNNIILSSTGKKIIPRANSAVLVNFDVESSNYSIFDIVLLDGSTPPLAAEAFDEKGNLIGYVMQGGRLFTQLKSDSGVVNIRWGNSQNQQCAFQYDLDNVSSMDSEYKLYSEVCKVGE; encoded by the coding sequence GTGTATTTTAAGTATTCTCTATTGTTTTTGAGTTTAATTTATTCTGTTAGTAGTTTCTCTGAAGAGTTTGAATTCGATGAAAACTTTGGAAGTTTTGTTTCAGGACAGGATGTTGATTTTAGTCGATTCAAATTTGGTAATCCCATACCTTCAGGTGAATATATTGCAGATTTAGAAATAAATGGACAAAATAGAGGAACTTTATCTATAAAATTTGAAGATAAAGGTGTAGATGTAGAACCTATTTATGGATTATGTTTAACATCTAATCTGAAAAATGCACTAGATTTAAAGGATAATGCATTCATCTATAATAATTCTGAACAGGAATGTATATCTGCTGTTGAGGCCATTCCTTCCGCTGATATTCAATTTGATATATCAACCCAAGTTTTAAAAATTACTATCCCCCAAGAATTTATTGTTTCTCGCCCCAGAGGATATATATCCCCATCTCTACTTAATGATGGAGTTCCAACTGCTTTTGTACGTTATGATGTAACTTATAATAAATATGATAGTACATCTTATAAGACATTAGGCTTGAATGCAGGTCTTAATTTATTTAATTGGTCAATTAGACATAGAGGAAATAAATATTGGGCAGATCAACAACAAGGAAAATATAAAAGCTCTTATTTATATGCTCAACATGAAGTTCTTCCATTACAAGCTCAATTTACGATGGGGGATTTCTATGTAAATGGGAATTTTATTGATGGATTTGGCATTAGAGGAATGCGTATTGCGTCTGATGAAAGAATGTTACCTTCATCAATGAAAGGTTATGCACCTGTTGTTAGGGGTGTTGCCAATACTAATGCTCGTGTGGTTGTTAAGCAAAATAATCATATTATTTATGAGTTAAGTGTACCTGCCGGGGCATTTGCTATTGATGATCTATATCCTTCTGGTAGTGGAGATCTTACCGTTGATATTATTGAATCTAATGGTCAAATTCATTCTTTTATAGTTCCTTATTCTGGTGGAATAGATTTAGTTAGAAAAGGTCAGGTACGTTATCAATTCTCTGTTGGAAAATATAGAGTAGATAGTCGTACTTTAGGTGATATGATTTATCAGGGTGAAGTTCGTTATGGGGTTTTAAATGGGTTAACTCTGAATTTAGGCAGCACTGGTACTAAAAATTATCTTTCCAATGTGGTAGGTGTATCGTTTGATACTCCAGTAGGATACTTGTTAACTAAATATGCATTTAAAAAAGTAAAAATTAATAAAGAAAATAAGAAATTTTCTAACAAAGAACTTACATTATCTTATGGTTTACATTTACCAAAATTAGATACTTATATATTAATTTCTGGCTTTCAATCTTTTTCACCTAATACTTATTCATTGAGTGATGTTGTTTATCTCAATAATACAGATTTACAACGTTATTTTTATAATGATAGATTACATAAACAATATTCTTTCTATATTAATCATAGATTAGGCGATAACCTTGGTAGTTTTTATTTTTCAGCTCAGAGAAACTTGTATTGGGATAATGACAAAAGTACAGAGTATTATTTAAGCTATGGAAATAATTTTAAACAACTTCAGTATGAAATAGGATATAAACAGTCCACTAATAGAGAGAGTGGATTAAAAGATAAAGCATGGTATGTTAATTTATCAATGCCTTTAGGTGATTCTATTTCTGCGCCAAGAATTAGTTCATATTATACTCATGATAGAGATCATAATTTAAGAACTTCTCTTTATGGGTATATGGGAGATAATGATCAAATTAATTATGGGTTATCATTCGATAGATATGCTTCTCAATCAAGTTACTCTTCATATCTAGGGTACAAAAACCCAATGGTTTCTTTAGATTTTTCTGCAACAAGGGCTAATAATTCAACACAATATAGTTCTCGTGCTAGTGGTGCTATAGTTGCTCATCCTCATGGTGTAACCTTTGGGAATGATATTAGTGATACCTTTGCTATTGTCAGCGCAAAAGGTGCCTCAGGTGTTAAAATTAATTATTCAGATAATAACCGCTTAGATTGGTGGGGAAATGGTATTGTTCCATATCTTTCTCCTTATCAGGTTAATGATGTTAGTTTGGATCCAAGTAGTTTACCAAACAATATTATTTTATCCTCTACGGGTAAGAAAATCATTCCTAGAGCTAATAGTGCTGTTCTAGTTAATTTTGATGTAGAGTCATCAAATTATTCTATATTTGATATTGTCTTACTTGATGGAAGTACCCCTCCTTTAGCTGCAGAAGCTTTTGATGAAAAAGGAAACCTAATAGGATATGTCATGCAAGGTGGTAGATTATTTACTCAACTAAAATCTGATTCAGGCGTCGTTAATATTCGTTGGGGAAATAGTCAGAATCAACAATGTGCTTTCCAATATGATTTGGACAATGTTAGCAGTATGGATTCTGAATATAAATTATATTCGGAAGTTTGTAAGGTAGGAGAATAA
- the thiS gene encoding sulfur carrier protein ThiS, producing MDIYINGEKITLLTVLSVAQLIEQQSLNPQGLAIAINQNILPRSEWESYQLKDNDSLTVFRAIAGG from the coding sequence GTGGATATTTATATTAATGGTGAAAAAATCACATTATTAACGGTCCTGTCTGTTGCTCAATTAATTGAACAACAATCTTTAAATCCTCAGGGTCTTGCGATAGCAATTAATCAAAATATTTTACCTCGTTCTGAATGGGAAAGTTATCAATTAAAAGATAATGACTCATTAACAGTATTCAGAGCGATTGCGGGTGGTTAA
- a CDS encoding fimbrial protein, whose product MVLKQKYISIFVSSLVGFFTATTNSYADQFINENKIISFGNLKTYYYKENFMNKEIFRTDNINIGDNSILSIQHNNINFWNNNGKNYIQTDTDGVYVSLEINGYDFYSDNQQSWLSSIKDNISLKVGVLIDKPSESHINAFSLGHLNLSNGQRIDITMNSFSIDVIRHSCSLKENIQNVKLQNITLSQINNQHEVFGGNFNLSLDCDDGVLVTAMVTDNNNPANNTSILSLSSDSTAKGVGLKLYKENYQLINLNQMWIFSQNDPSPISNFSVKYVKTGKVEAGFLHATAVFSFDYK is encoded by the coding sequence ATGGTTTTAAAACAAAAATACATCAGTATATTTGTATCTTCTCTTGTTGGTTTTTTTACTGCGACTACAAATAGTTATGCTGACCAGTTTATTAATGAAAATAAAATTATTTCTTTTGGTAATTTAAAAACATATTACTATAAAGAAAATTTTATGAATAAAGAAATATTTCGGACTGATAATATCAATATAGGGGATAACTCTATCCTATCCATCCAGCATAATAATATTAATTTTTGGAATAATAATGGAAAAAATTATATTCAAACCGATACTGATGGCGTCTATGTTTCTTTAGAAATTAATGGATATGATTTTTACTCAGATAACCAACAATCATGGCTAAGTAGTATAAAGGATAATATTTCATTAAAAGTTGGGGTTTTGATCGATAAACCCAGTGAATCTCATATAAACGCTTTTAGTTTAGGTCATTTGAACTTAAGTAATGGACAGCGTATTGATATTACAATGAATTCTTTTTCAATAGATGTGATTAGACATTCTTGTTCATTAAAAGAAAACATCCAAAATGTTAAGCTCCAGAACATTACTTTGAGCCAGATAAATAATCAACATGAGGTTTTTGGTGGTAATTTTAATTTATCATTAGATTGTGATGACGGTGTTTTAGTCACAGCAATGGTTACTGACAATAATAATCCAGCTAATAATACTAGTATTTTGAGTTTATCTAGTGATTCAACAGCTAAAGGTGTTGGGTTAAAGTTATATAAAGAAAATTATCAGCTTATTAATTTAAATCAAATGTGGATTTTTTCTCAAAATGATCCTTCTCCAATATCTAATTTTTCAGTTAAATATGTTAAAACAGGCAAAGTAGAAGCTGGTTTTTTACATGCTACAGCAGTATTCTCTTTTGATTATAAGTAG
- a CDS encoding HesA/MoeB/ThiF family protein, giving the protein MSLSDQEFMRYSRQLLLQECGIEGQNLLKKKSVLIVGLGGLGSPVAQYLVGSGIGKVYLADFDKVDISNLPRQILYGVEDIYSLKAEAAKKRLNATNPDINVIAIPRKLDLTQLIYWASKVDVVLDCSDNMETRHQVNQACVQLNKVLVSGSAIGLSGQLLTITDYKEQGCYACLYPDQDLPNLNCKTAGVLAPIVGVIGCLQALETLKVLLNLPVSSAGKLMLFDGKNLTWQTLNLHRHAKCKICCTNH; this is encoded by the coding sequence TTGTCGCTTTCTGATCAAGAGTTTATGCGTTATAGCCGACAATTATTATTACAAGAATGTGGAATAGAAGGTCAAAACCTTCTAAAGAAAAAATCTGTACTAATTGTTGGATTGGGAGGTTTAGGCTCTCCCGTTGCGCAATATTTAGTGGGATCTGGTATTGGCAAAGTCTATTTGGCTGATTTTGATAAGGTGGATATAAGTAATTTACCTCGACAGATTTTGTATGGGGTTGAAGATATTTATTCACTAAAAGCAGAAGCAGCGAAAAAACGGCTTAATGCGACTAATCCAGATATTAATGTTATCGCTATTCCTCGTAAATTGGATTTAACACAACTCATTTATTGGGCGAGTAAGGTCGATGTTGTTTTAGATTGTTCCGATAATATGGAAACTCGTCATCAGGTAAATCAAGCTTGTGTTCAATTGAATAAAGTGCTTGTTTCTGGTTCCGCTATTGGATTAAGTGGGCAACTACTTACAATAACGGATTATAAAGAACAAGGTTGCTATGCTTGTTTGTATCCTGATCAAGATTTACCCAATTTAAATTGTAAAACAGCAGGCGTTCTTGCCCCCATTGTTGGTGTTATCGGGTGTTTACAAGCACTAGAAACATTAAAGGTTTTATTAAATCTACCTGTATCAAGTGCGGGGAAATTGATGCTGTTTGATGGGAAAAATTTAACTTGGCAAACCTTAAATTTGCATCGTCATGCAAAGTGCAAAATTTGCTGCACTAATCATTAA
- a CDS encoding molecular chaperone, giving the protein MMRIIFVLFFCFFSLFSQASVIVYGTRVVYNSNDKSINVELQNEGIKPSLVQVWIEDEKKNTKVPFIISPPVSRIEPNNRQTLRISYTGESLPKDRETLFYFNMFDVPPKPSENELTSPSYLQFAVNSKLKLFFRPNNLSMTVSEAREKVEWDLDGKYIVANNVTPYYITYSSILVKQGNRTYKAKNADMIPPFSKMRFQMDTTVKGSAQVEWNIIDDFGAHREGVSSIN; this is encoded by the coding sequence ATGATGAGAATTATATTTGTACTATTCTTTTGTTTCTTTAGTCTTTTTTCTCAAGCCAGTGTAATTGTTTATGGTACAAGAGTTGTTTATAATTCAAATGATAAATCAATTAATGTTGAATTACAGAATGAAGGAATAAAGCCTTCATTAGTTCAGGTATGGATTGAAGATGAGAAGAAAAATACTAAAGTTCCATTTATAATAAGTCCTCCTGTGTCAAGAATTGAACCTAATAATAGACAAACATTAAGAATTAGTTATACAGGGGAATCTCTACCTAAAGATAGAGAAACTCTTTTCTATTTTAATATGTTTGATGTTCCTCCTAAACCTTCTGAAAACGAATTAACAAGCCCTAGTTATTTACAATTTGCTGTTAACAGTAAATTAAAACTCTTTTTTAGACCAAATAATTTATCAATGACAGTTTCTGAGGCAAGAGAAAAGGTCGAATGGGATTTGGATGGAAAATATATTGTAGCTAATAATGTTACTCCTTATTACATAACGTATAGCAGTATTTTGGTAAAACAAGGTAATAGAACTTATAAAGCTAAGAATGCCGATATGATTCCCCCTTTTTCAAAGATGAGATTTCAAATGGATACGACAGTAAAAGGTTCAGCTCAGGTAGAATGGAACATTATTGATGATTTTGGTGCTCATAGAGAAGGTGTTTCGTCTATTAATTAA
- the mnmG gene encoding tRNA uridine-5-carboxymethylaminomethyl(34) synthesis enzyme MnmG has product MIYNEIYDVIVVGGGHAGTEAALAPARMGLKTLLLTHNVDTLGQMSCNPAIGGIGKGHLVKEIDAMGGLMAKATDSAGIQFRTLNSSKGPAVRATRAQADRVLYRQAVRTALENQQNLDIFQQEVVDILIENNRAVGAVTKMGLIFKARSVVLTAGTFLAGKIHIGLDNYAGGRAGDPAATMLASKLRDLNLRVDRLKTGTPPRLDARTIDFSVLAQQHGDTYLPVFSFMGSVDQHPRQIPCYITHTNEQTHDLIRNSLDRSPMYTGVIEGIGPRYCPSIEDKVMRFSDRNSHQIYLEPEGLNTIEVYPNGISTSLPFDVQMGIVHSMKGLENTRIVKPGYAIEYDYFDPRDLKPTLETKSIDGLFFAGQINGTTGYEEAGAQGLLAGINAGLQVQGKEAWFPTRDQAYTGVLVDDLCTLGTKEPYRVFTSRAEYRLLLREDNADIRLTPIAHKLGLIDEARWARFNQKMENIEKERERLKQIWVHQQTANLSEINALLNTPLTREASGEDLLRRPEVSYDALTQIEPFAPALEDKQAAEQVEIAIKYQGYIEHQYQEIERHKRHENTLIPAEFDYDKVESLSNEVRAKLVEHRPVSIGQASRISGITPAAISILLVALKKQGMLKRGE; this is encoded by the coding sequence ATGATTTACAATGAAATATACGATGTTATCGTTGTAGGTGGAGGCCATGCAGGTACTGAAGCTGCTCTTGCCCCAGCTAGAATGGGTTTAAAAACACTTTTATTAACACATAATGTCGATACACTTGGTCAAATGTCTTGTAATCCTGCTATTGGTGGGATCGGTAAAGGGCATTTAGTTAAAGAGATTGATGCAATGGGCGGGTTAATGGCGAAAGCGACAGACTCCGCAGGGATTCAATTTAGAACTTTGAATAGCAGTAAAGGTCCAGCTGTGAGAGCAACTCGTGCTCAAGCTGATAGAGTGTTATATCGACAAGCGGTCAGAACAGCATTAGAAAATCAACAAAATTTAGATATTTTCCAGCAAGAAGTTGTTGATATTTTGATTGAAAATAACCGAGCAGTCGGTGCTGTAACCAAAATGGGTTTAATCTTTAAAGCTAGATCTGTTGTATTAACGGCTGGTACGTTTTTGGCGGGTAAGATCCATATTGGTTTAGATAACTATGCAGGTGGTCGCGCAGGCGATCCAGCTGCAACTATGCTTGCATCAAAATTAAGAGATCTTAATTTACGCGTTGATCGTTTAAAAACAGGAACACCACCAAGATTAGATGCGAGAACAATCGATTTTTCAGTGTTAGCACAACAACACGGTGATACATACTTACCAGTGTTTTCATTTATGGGATCGGTTGATCAGCATCCTCGTCAAATTCCTTGTTATATCACACATACAAACGAGCAAACCCACGATCTTATCCGTAATAGTTTAGATCGTAGCCCTATGTATACAGGTGTTATTGAAGGTATCGGACCACGTTATTGTCCATCTATTGAAGATAAAGTAATGCGATTTAGTGATCGCAATAGCCATCAGATCTATTTAGAACCAGAAGGGTTAAATACGATCGAGGTTTATCCAAATGGGATTTCAACCAGCTTACCTTTTGATGTGCAAATGGGCATCGTTCACTCAATGAAAGGCTTAGAAAATACTCGTATAGTGAAACCAGGATATGCGATTGAGTATGATTATTTTGACCCGCGTGATTTGAAACCAACATTAGAAACTAAATCAATTGATGGTTTATTCTTTGCAGGACAAATCAATGGCACAACAGGTTACGAAGAAGCGGGCGCACAAGGGTTACTTGCTGGTATCAATGCAGGATTGCAGGTACAAGGCAAAGAGGCTTGGTTCCCAACTCGTGATCAAGCTTATACAGGTGTACTGGTTGATGATCTTTGTACATTAGGTACAAAAGAGCCTTACCGTGTATTCACTTCTCGTGCTGAATATCGTTTGTTACTTCGTGAAGATAATGCGGATATTCGTTTAACGCCAATTGCTCATAAACTGGGATTGATTGATGAAGCACGTTGGGCGAGATTCAATCAAAAAATGGAAAACATTGAAAAAGAGCGTGAGCGTTTAAAACAAATCTGGGTACACCAACAAACGGCAAATCTCAGTGAAATTAATGCGTTATTGAATACGCCATTGACTCGAGAAGCGAGTGGTGAAGATTTATTACGTCGTCCTGAAGTGAGTTATGATGCTTTAACTCAAATTGAACCTTTTGCCCCTGCTTTAGAAGATAAACAAGCTGCAGAACAGGTAGAAATCGCAATAAAATACCAAGGGTATATTGAGCATCAATATCAAGAGATCGAACGCCATAAACGCCACGAAAATACGTTGATTCCGGCTGAATTTGACTACGATAAAGTGGAAAGCTTATCCAATGAAGTTCGTGCTAAGTTAGTAGAGCATCGTCCTGTTTCTATTGGCCAAGCTTCTCGTATTTCAGGGATTACCCCAGCGGCAATTTCTATCTTATTGGTCGCCTTGAAGAAACAAGGCATGTTAAAGCGTGGCGAATAA
- the nrdG gene encoding anaerobic ribonucleoside-triphosphate reductase activating protein: protein MRFVSEDIVWQEVPNEVSLAFLISGCPLGCKGCHSAYSWDSRVGHLLSEPYFEERLTLYQNLISCVLFMGGEWHPEELCSLLTIAQQRGLNTCLYTGLEKEQIPDYILSKLTYIKTGRWIAERGGLNSLTTNQRFIHLKTGEVLNHLFCRSK, encoded by the coding sequence ATGCGGTTTGTTTCTGAAGATATCGTTTGGCAAGAAGTACCGAATGAAGTTTCTTTAGCTTTTCTTATTAGTGGTTGCCCATTAGGCTGTAAAGGTTGCCATAGCGCCTATAGTTGGGATAGTAGAGTGGGTCATCTACTATCTGAGCCATATTTTGAAGAACGTCTGACTCTTTATCAAAATCTAATTAGTTGTGTGTTATTTATGGGGGGGGAATGGCATCCTGAGGAATTGTGTTCTCTGCTTACCATAGCACAACAACGAGGGTTAAATACATGTCTTTATACCGGATTGGAAAAAGAGCAAATTCCAGATTATATATTGTCAAAGCTGACTTATATTAAAACTGGACGTTGGATTGCTGAACGAGGAGGATTAAACAGCTTAACCACGAATCAGCGGTTTATACATTTGAAAACAGGCGAAGTACTTAATCACCTTTTTTGTAGGAGTAAATAA
- a CDS encoding fimbrial protein: MKKLLIALAASAAFSGSVLAAGPTSYGDTSGNITLSGAIKAVTCSLVPGSQDQFKQFDEVTDLQLIANPEISKRTINIETRCNVDAIEHSVKLKPTSGSTDNNGYLLNTFEQDPAKGVGFALLNAEGKEINLNNEDELLSTKDSILDDGGVTHTFYAVYKILNKDELSSGNVRAVLPFEVVYK; this comes from the coding sequence ATGAAAAAATTACTCATAGCTCTAGCTGCATCTGCAGCTTTCTCAGGATCTGTTTTAGCTGCAGGACCAACATCTTATGGAGATACATCAGGAAATATCACTTTATCTGGTGCTATTAAAGCTGTTACATGTTCTTTAGTTCCAGGTAGTCAAGATCAATTTAAACAATTTGATGAAGTTACAGATCTTCAACTTATTGCTAATCCAGAAATAAGTAAAAGAACTATTAATATCGAAACAAGATGTAATGTGGATGCTATAGAACATTCTGTAAAATTAAAACCAACATCGGGATCGACTGATAATAATGGATATCTTCTAAATACCTTTGAACAAGATCCTGCTAAAGGCGTTGGATTTGCTCTTTTAAATGCAGAAGGTAAAGAGATTAATTTAAACAATGAAGATGAGTTATTAAGTACAAAAGATTCTATACTTGATGATGGTGGTGTTACTCATACGTTTTATGCAGTCTATAAAATTTTAAACAAAGATGAGTTATCTAGCGGTAATGTAAGAGCAGTTCTTCCTTTCGAAGTTGTTTATAAATAA
- the thiH gene encoding 2-iminoacetate synthase ThiH has protein sequence MMKQNYPRFIDYWATLDWTDISLSLRSQTKQDVESALFSEKPNLSQFMALLSPAAEPYLEQMAQKAQQLTRQRFGNIVSFYLPLYLSNLCSNDCTYCGFSMSNKIKRKILNAEEIEAECQAIKQLGYEHLLLVTGEHQPKVGMNYFREMLPKIRQHFSSLLMEVQPLDQQEYEELRHLGIDGVLVYQETYNSSQYAKHHLRGKKQDFLYRLDTQERLAKSGMDKIGLGALLGLSDDWRTDLYFLAEHLNYLQRHYWKSRYSISFPRLRPCTGGMEPASVMNDKQLLQVICAFRIFFPEIELSLSTRESPTFRDNVVPIAINTISAGSKTQPGGYANPKPELDQFSPYDERSPMEIQNVLIEKGLQPVWKDWDRYLGR, from the coding sequence ATGATGAAACAAAATTATCCTAGATTCATTGATTATTGGGCTACATTAGATTGGACTGATATATCTCTTTCATTACGTAGCCAAACTAAACAAGATGTTGAATCAGCACTTTTTTCTGAAAAACCAAATTTATCACAATTTATGGCACTGCTTTCTCCTGCCGCTGAGCCTTATTTAGAGCAAATGGCTCAAAAGGCTCAGCAACTTACAAGGCAGCGTTTTGGGAATATCGTTTCTTTTTATTTACCGCTTTATTTATCAAATTTATGTTCAAATGATTGCACATATTGTGGTTTTTCAATGAGCAATAAAATAAAAAGAAAAATTCTCAATGCGGAAGAAATTGAAGCAGAATGTCAGGCTATTAAGCAATTAGGTTATGAGCATTTATTATTGGTAACAGGGGAACATCAACCCAAAGTTGGTATGAATTATTTCAGAGAAATGTTACCGAAAATAAGACAGCATTTCAGCTCATTATTGATGGAGGTTCAACCTTTAGATCAACAAGAATATGAAGAATTACGACACTTAGGAATTGATGGTGTACTGGTTTATCAAGAAACCTATAACTCTTCTCAATATGCTAAACACCATTTACGCGGTAAAAAACAAGATTTTCTGTACCGGTTAGATACTCAGGAACGTTTAGCTAAGTCTGGGATGGATAAAATAGGATTAGGTGCATTGCTTGGTTTATCTGATGATTGGCGAACTGATTTGTACTTTTTAGCAGAACACTTAAATTATCTACAACGGCACTATTGGAAGAGTCGTTATTCTATTTCATTTCCTCGCTTGCGCCCTTGTACTGGCGGTATGGAGCCTGCATCTGTGATGAATGATAAACAGCTATTACAGGTTATTTGTGCATTTAGAATATTTTTTCCTGAAATTGAGCTTTCATTGTCTACACGAGAATCGCCGACTTTCAGAGATAATGTTGTACCTATTGCGATTAATACAATTAGTGCAGGTTCAAAAACTCAACCAGGAGGTTATGCTAATCCTAAACCTGAATTGGATCAGTTTTCACCTTATGATGAAAGAAGTCCTATGGAAATTCAAAATGTGCTTATTGAAAAAGGATTACAACCCGTTTGGAAAGATTGGGATAGATATTTAGGAAGATAA
- a CDS encoding thiazole synthase, with the protein MKNNIKNLNDSLVIADYTFDSRLFTGTGKFSNSSLMIKSIAESGSQLATMAMKRVNLDKQNDDILSPLIDIGVKLLPNTSGAKTAEEAIFAANLAREALNTNWVKLEIHPDVRYLLPDPIETLKAAETLVKQGFVVLPYCSADPVLCKHLEEVGCAAVMPLGSPIGSNKGLKTKEFLQIIIEQSEVPVVVDAGIGSPSHAAEAMELGADAVLVNTAMAVARDPILVAKAFKLAVEAGRLGYLSGLGKISNTAQATSPLTKFLDEAE; encoded by the coding sequence ATGAAAAATAATATTAAAAATTTAAATGATTCATTAGTGATTGCCGATTATACATTTGATTCTCGATTGTTCACGGGAACAGGAAAATTTTCTAATTCATCATTAATGATAAAAAGTATCGCTGAATCAGGATCTCAATTAGCCACAATGGCAATGAAAAGAGTTAATTTAGATAAACAAAATGACGATATTTTGTCTCCTTTAATTGATATTGGCGTTAAGCTTTTACCTAATACCTCTGGGGCAAAAACAGCAGAAGAAGCTATTTTTGCCGCTAATCTAGCACGTGAGGCGCTAAATACAAATTGGGTTAAATTAGAAATTCACCCCGATGTGCGTTATTTGTTGCCTGATCCTATTGAAACATTAAAAGCAGCAGAAACCTTAGTTAAACAAGGCTTTGTTGTTTTACCTTACTGTAGTGCGGATCCTGTCTTATGTAAGCACTTAGAAGAAGTGGGATGTGCTGCTGTTATGCCATTGGGTTCACCAATTGGTTCTAATAAAGGATTAAAAACAAAAGAGTTTTTACAGATTATTATAGAACAAAGTGAAGTACCTGTTGTGGTAGATGCGGGAATAGGTTCTCCGAGCCATGCAGCAGAAGCAATGGAGTTAGGGGCTGATGCTGTTTTGGTAAATACCGCTATGGCTGTTGCACGAGATCCTATTTTAGTTGCTAAGGCTTTTAAATTAGCGGTAGAAGCAGGTCGCTTGGGATATCTATCAGGATTAGGAAAAATTAGTAATACAGCTCAAGCAACTAGCCCTCTTACAAAATTTTTGGATGAGGCAGAATGA